The sequence below is a genomic window from Methanobrevibacter sp. V74.
GTAGCGGTTTTTTTCCAATAGCAATTATTGCAAGTTTTACAAAAGCTTTCACCATTTCCTTTAATTTGCCAGTCTACTAGGAAACTCGGATCTTTGACGAATGGCCTTTGCATTGATATAAAATCTATATTTGTAGAATTTAACATTTCATTTATCTGATTTTGACTATTTGCTCCACCGCCTAAAATAACTGGAATATTAACATTATTAATTATTTGCTCTGTAGCTTCGATTAATGGATTTTCCTCTTTATTTTCACGTGTGAAAAATTGCGGCGAACGTGGACGAGTAATTTGCAAGGAATCCGCACCATATTTTTCAAGAAGTTTGGCTATTTCAATTGTTTCAGTCAATGTCATTCCATTGGTTGTTCCATCAAATGCATTTAAACGACAATTTATATGTAATTTCGTATTGTCTTTTATTACTTTAATCATTTCTAGAACTATTCTTAATCTATTGAAAGTGTTTCCACCGTATTTGTCATCTCTTGTATTGAAATTTGGATTAATAAATCTGGATAGGAAATAATAATTTCCAAGACCTAATTGAATGCCGTCAAATCCGCCAAAATCAAACTTTTGAGCTGCAATAATCATATCCGTTTGTATTTTTCGGATGTCGTCAATTGTTACCTCTTCAATTTTCATGTTTTGCTGCGTTTTTTTATTATATTGTACAAAACCTAATTGGGCAAAGATGGGAACATCATATACATGAACAAGATCAGTTAAATCACGAGCTTCACGAACAAATTGAGTGTAGTGAATGGTATTTGAGTATTTGGAGAATGTATCTCTTGGGTAAAGTGAATATAACTCAGTAATTATTAATCCAATGCCGCTGGCGGCAATATTTTCATATCGGTTATATATATCAGGAGTCATATTGCCTGATTTTTCTCTTTGAGACTCCCAAAGTCCAGTTCTCACAATTCTGCTATTAAGTTTTAAATCTCCAAAATCACAATAATCAAATAAATCTTTCATAGTTAATATTTTAAATCAGAATAATATAAATATGTTATATAGTGAGTTTATATATGATATGATTGAAATGTGGGATGTTATTGATATAGAATTATAAGGTAATATTATGCAAAGTAGGTTTGTAATATCCGTAATAATTGCAGTGCTTGTGATTAGTGGATTATGTGTGGTTATATGTAGTGGTTTTGATAATTCATTAGATATCTCAAATAAAACGGAAGTTAGAATTTGTGTTGACAACCTTATTGCAATAGATAAGTTCATAAATGAATGTGAAAATTCGGATTACTATAGAAATGTTAATGGAACCACTTTAAATTGGTTAAAATCTTTATGCAACAATCATATGGTTTTTATATCTGGTGATGAGTCTTATATTATTCCTCTTTCAGATGTAAATAAACTACCTCCTATTGAATATGTAACTGACATTTCAATATATGATATTTGCAATTGCACTATTTGAGAGGATAGGCCGTTGGGTGATGATTTAGGCAATATCAAATTAATTTCCGACGTTGAATTTATATATCAGGACGTTGAACATTATGATGTTTAATTTTTTTAAATTAAACAATATACAATATTTTTTTCTATTTTATATACTATTGTTTTCATAATATAAAATTATATTGATTTAAAACTGGTTATTTTAAATAATATTATGTTAAATATACTAATTAGGAAATAAAAATTATTTCCTACCGGCTGATATAAATTTGATTAATTGGAACAATCCAATTAATCATTTGTTTAATTATATTTAAATAAAATAAAAACAAATATCTAATCATGGCATTTAATATTATTTCTGTATTGTTGATAGCAATAGCTCTGGCTATGGATGCATTTAGTGTATCAATGACAAAGGGGTTTACTCAAAAAAACATAACCAATGGACAAATCTTTTATTATGGACTATTTTTCGGCGGATTTCAATTTATAATGCCCATATTAGGATATTTCTGTGGTAATGTTATAACAACTATTGTTGAATCTTTAGCTTCAATTATTGGATTTATCTTACTTTTAATGATTGGATTAAATATGATTCGTGAGAGTTTATCAGGTGGCGATGAAGAAATAACTGACCATTTCTCATTTAAAGAAGTAACTTTGCTTGCAATCGCAACAAGTATTGATGCCTTTGCAGTTGGAATTACATTAGCACTTTTTAAAGATCCGGTTTTAATATCATCTGCTATAATAGGTATTGTAGCATTTTTCTTTGGTATTGTGGGTGTATCTATTGGTAAGAAACTTGGAAATTATGTTGGAGATAAGTTCCAAATCCTTGGTGGAGTTATTCTTATACTGATTGGTATAAAACTCCTTTTAGGTTTCTAAATTTTTTATTCCCAATACCTTTTTTATAAAAATTATAAAATTTAATAAATTTCATTAAAAATACGAATTTATAAAGGTTTATTTTTTTAATTATGGTTTAATATAATACAAAATAATTAAAATCAGATTAAAAATTTAGTTTATAATTAAATAGAGATGTATTATCCAGTATATTGCTATTAGAGTATTTATATGAATTATTTTACCAAAATTTCTGTTAGTGTAATATTACTATAGTCGGAAAGGTATTTCCGTATATTAACCTTAAATATCAATTAGTAGGTAAATATATATAAATGACTATTTATCTATAATTACTATTAATAGTATTATACATATAATAAGTAAAATAGTAATTATATTATTATACTTATATTACTATTATACATTTATACAGAAAATATATATTAAGTATATTTCCCTACTTACAGAAATATTAATTTATACATATTTTACTATTTATACTAAAGTAATATTTAGAAAAATGCTTTAAATAAATAATTACATATATCTCAAGCTATTGAAATATGTCATTTTCTTCAAATTTTGCTATTTTTTAATAAATTTCATGAAATTTAATAAATCTCATGAATTTGAATTATAAATTTTTATAAAAATCTTTGTGAATTAACCTTTAATTTTTGTTTCATTTGTTCATGGTCAATGTGAATATATTTATCCGTTGTTTGGGAGTTTGAATGCCCTGCAATTGACTGCACCTCTGCAACTGTCAATATTTCCGCATAATGGGATAATGCAGTATGTCTTAGAATGTGAACACTAACATCTCTACCATAATTTACATTACATTCAATTCCTTCATTTTCAATTCTCTGATCACATTCACGAGCATGTTTTTTAATGATATCCTGAACAGCACGTTTTCCAATTCTTTTTCCATTAATATTGGTAAATAGCTCTTCCCTTACTACTTCTTCAGCCGCTTTTTTTCGCTGAATTACTGGACGATATATATTATTAGTATTTTTCCTAAGTTTTGTGATACGATTCTTCATCATTTCATTTAAACTGATTAATGTATCATAGGTGATAAATGTTGTACGGTCTTTTAACTCACCTTTTGTTGTTTCTGCTCGTAAATAAACATCAATAAATTCATTAGTGTCATTGGGAAGTTCGTAAAATCCATTTTCATCAATTGAAACTTGAATATCTGTTTTGTTTAATAAGACCAATTCTTTCAATCTCATACCGGAGTCAATAAATGTTCTGCAGATTGCATAATCCCTTTTATTTCCGCTTTGTTCGATTGTATCTAAGAAAAAATTGGATTGTGGCCAGGTTAAGGATATTTTTTCAATTCTTTTTTTAGCAGTTTCAGAATCTTCTGCTTTTACTTCAATAATATCCTTCATTTTGATGGTTTCATGCTGGATTTCCTCTTGAACATCTTCTGAGTTGATGAATTCCAAAATATTCATCATATATGTTTTAACTGTGGTTCTTTTATTTCCATGTTTTTTCAAACAATGCCTACGATAATGTCTTAACTGTTTTTTAATATTCTTATCAGTTAGTTCTCCTATTCCTTCTTTTTCAAGATATTCGATGAATTTAGATATGTTAAATGTTTGTTTTTTTATAGTTTCTTGAGTTAAGTTCTTTACCTCTTGCTTTTCTTCTAAGTATTCATTTAGGTAGTCTGTTAGCTCATCAACTTCTATCATAAGCTTTCTGCCTCCTAAATTTTTTTACTCAAACCCTTGTTTTAATATTTATTTTTTTAATATATAAATACTTCGTATCTTTTCATTATTAACGTATATTATTACATAAAATATACATTTATTTTATATATAAAATTTGATGAATTTGAAAGTTTCTAAAGGAATGTTGTAAATGAAGTAACACCTATACATCAAGAGATATAAAAATACAAATCTTTCCCAATTTTAGATTTGTAATAGAAATTATAATAAAAGTAATAAAAAGTTGTAATTATAAAAATTAATTTTAACTGGATAAAAACTATAAATTAATTTATGTATGTAATAGTTAGTTTTGATATAAAATTTAAAACAAATCAAGAAAAGATTGAAAGTGTTATTGAGCACTTTGGACTTAGAAAAATTCAAAATACATTATATATAGGAGAATTAGATAATAATGAACAAAATACATTAGTTAAATCCATAAATAAAATAATTAAAGAATATGATAGTGTTTTAATAACACGAATATGTCAAAATTGCTATTTAAAAAAAGAAACATGTGGTCGTGAAATTAAATTCAATAATGATTTATTTAGGATATATTAATATGAAACTAATTATTGACGGATATAATAAATCAATCCACAAGAAAGACAACCAAATTGTTATACATGAAAATTCCGAAATTATAGATTCTATCAAGGCAAGCGAAATTAATGATATAACCATTACAGGAAAAGGTTATGTGACCTTTGATGCTTTAAATTTAATAGCTGAAAATAATATTAAATTAATAGCTATTAATCCACGAGGACAACTAAGTTATATCTTAGAATCACCAGATTGGAGAAATGTGAAGTTAAAAAAACAACAATACAAATTAAGCGAAAATAAACTTGGTCTTAAATTATCAAAAGAATTAATAAAATGTAAAATGAAAAACCAAAAAGCTACATTAACAACACTTAATAAAAATAAACAGCTGAAAAGAGTTTTTAACCATAGATCAAAAATTGATGAAATAATAAAACAACTTGAAAAATTAAATTTAAATGGAAATAATGATGAAATAAGAATTAAAATAATGGGTTTAGAAGGAAAAGCATCTAATGAGTATTGGAGAGCAGTAAAATATTTCATTCCAAATAATATTGGATTTGAAAAAAGAACAAAAAAACCAACAGATTTACTTAATTCCATGTTAAATTATGGTTATGCAATTCTTGCAAGTGAAATAACAAAAAGCATATTACTAATAGGTTTAGATCCATATTGCGGATTTTTACATTATGATATAGATAAAAGAACAAGTTTAACCTTTGATTTAATCGAACCATTCAGACAACAAATTGTTGATAAAACAGTAATAAGTTTAATTAACAGAAAACAAGTTACCATAAATGATTTAGATAAAAGAAATAATACCATAAAATTAGAAGCAAGGAAATTAATAGTGAATAAAATTCTTGGAAAAATCTTCTCAACAATTACTTACAATAATGAAATAAACACTTATTCAGATTTAATTAGAAAACAAAGCAAAGATTTAGTAAATACAATATTATACGCTGAAGAATTTAATGGATTTTATTTAAGATGGTGAGGAAATGTATTTATAAATTTTAGTTAAAAATTAATGTCCTCAAAATTTAGAAAAAATACTGATAAAATCATTGAAAACAATTATAATTCTGAGGAAACCAACACTTTAAATAATATATAAAAATGAAATCCTCAAAATATTTTTAAAAGAAGAAATATAAAACATTAAAATAAATAAAATAAGAAAAAATAGACACTGTTAATACTGAATGTTTTCAGTTGAATTATTCAAAACATCATCAGGAACTACATGATATGAGTGAACAAAATAAAAGAATTCATTGTCAATACCTTCTAAAATTGGAGAATCATTGACTACTTTTAGTTGATTCCACCCCATATGAGGTATTTTTACATTCCCGGACAACAATTCCACATGTCCTTTAAACAAGTTTAAACCTTTAATTTCTGGAGATTCCTCACTTGACCCCATTAATACTTGTTGACCCAGACAAATTCCAAGAAATGGCTTGTTATCATTTACATGTTCATTTATTACATCTTCAAATGGTTTTAAATTCTCCATCGCACTACCAAACGCTCCAACACCAGGCAGTACCAAGTAATCACGTTAATACTGAATGTTTTCAGTTGAATTATTCAAAACCAAAAAGAAATTGAAAAAATTGTTGAAAATGCTAAGATCAAATATAATGTTCATGAAATATCT
It includes:
- the cas1 gene encoding CRISPR-associated endonuclease Cas1, producing MKLIIDGYNKSIHKKDNQIVIHENSEIIDSIKASEINDITITGKGYVTFDALNLIAENNIKLIAINPRGQLSYILESPDWRNVKLKKQQYKLSENKLGLKLSKELIKCKMKNQKATLTTLNKNKQLKRVFNHRSKIDEIIKQLEKLNLNGNNDEIRIKIMGLEGKASNEYWRAVKYFIPNNIGFEKRTKKPTDLLNSMLNYGYAILASEITKSILLIGLDPYCGFLHYDIDKRTSLTFDLIEPFRQQIVDKTVISLINRKQVTINDLDKRNNTIKLEARKLIVNKILGKIFSTITYNNEINTYSDLIRKQSKDLVNTILYAEEFNGFYLRW
- a CDS encoding manganese efflux pump MntP family protein, which translates into the protein MAFNIISVLLIAIALAMDAFSVSMTKGFTQKNITNGQIFYYGLFFGGFQFIMPILGYFCGNVITTIVESLASIIGFILLLMIGLNMIRESLSGGDEEITDHFSFKEVTLLAIATSIDAFAVGITLALFKDPVLISSAIIGIVAFFFGIVGVSIGKKLGNYVGDKFQILGGVILILIGIKLLLGF
- a CDS encoding tRNA-dihydrouridine synthase — protein: MKDLFDYCDFGDLKLNSRIVRTGLWESQREKSGNMTPDIYNRYENIAASGIGLIITELYSLYPRDTFSKYSNTIHYTQFVREARDLTDLVHVYDVPIFAQLGFVQYNKKTQQNMKIEEVTIDDIRKIQTDMIIAAQKFDFGGFDGIQLGLGNYYFLSRFINPNFNTRDDKYGGNTFNRLRIVLEMIKVIKDNTKLHINCRLNAFDGTTNGMTLTETIEIAKLLEKYGADSLQITRPRSPQFFTRENKEENPLIEATEQIINNVNIPVILGGGANSQNQINEMLNSTNIDFISMQRPFVKDPSFLVDWQIKGNGESFCKTCNNCYWKKTATCHLRSCNP
- the cas2 gene encoding CRISPR-associated endonuclease Cas2; protein product: MYVIVSFDIKFKTNQEKIESVIEHFGLRKIQNTLYIGELDNNEQNTLVKSINKIIKEYDSVLITRICQNCYLKKETCGREIKFNNDLFRIY
- a CDS encoding site-specific integrase, with protein sequence MIEVDELTDYLNEYLEEKQEVKNLTQETIKKQTFNISKFIEYLEKEGIGELTDKNIKKQLRHYRRHCLKKHGNKRTTVKTYMMNILEFINSEDVQEEIQHETIKMKDIIEVKAEDSETAKKRIEKISLTWPQSNFFLDTIEQSGNKRDYAICRTFIDSGMRLKELVLLNKTDIQVSIDENGFYELPNDTNEFIDVYLRAETTKGELKDRTTFITYDTLISLNEMMKNRITKLRKNTNNIYRPVIQRKKAAEEVVREELFTNINGKRIGKRAVQDIIKKHARECDQRIENEGIECNVNYGRDVSVHILRHTALSHYAEILTVAEVQSIAGHSNSQTTDKYIHIDHEQMKQKLKVNSQRFL